In a single window of the Bacteroidales bacterium genome:
- a CDS encoding lysophospholipase, translating into MAKSEHTFQSHDDTKIVYYKHTPEQSAKAILIITHGMAEHAQRYDNFAGFLNENEYIVFAHDQRGHGKTAGSIEKLGFFAENNGWQKVTDDLSELVKIAKQEYNNLPVFLLGHSMGSFIVRTYIIQHSDNVSGVILSGTAGSAGLLGKVGIALTGLIMLFKKKKSLSPLMNKLSFGDFNKAFKPNRTEFDWLSRDNEQVDKYVKDSYCGTIFSVGFFNDMMKGLESVNKKETANKVRKNLPVYLFAGGKDPVSKNGKQVNDVYEMYKNAGISDILIKIYPDARHETLNETNNKEVYNDVLTWLNSKI; encoded by the coding sequence ATGGCAAAGTCAGAACATACATTTCAATCGCACGATGATACTAAAATTGTTTATTACAAACACACACCCGAACAAAGTGCAAAAGCGATTCTTATAATTACTCACGGAATGGCAGAACATGCACAACGATATGATAATTTTGCAGGTTTCTTAAATGAAAACGAATATATTGTTTTTGCACACGACCAAAGGGGGCACGGAAAAACAGCAGGGAGCATTGAAAAGCTCGGATTTTTTGCTGAAAACAACGGGTGGCAAAAAGTAACCGATGATTTATCTGAGCTTGTTAAAATTGCAAAACAAGAATATAATAACTTACCTGTATTTTTATTAGGACACAGCATGGGGTCTTTTATTGTTCGAACATATATAATTCAACACTCTGACAATGTATCCGGCGTAATTTTGTCCGGAACAGCAGGGTCGGCAGGATTATTAGGAAAAGTCGGAATTGCATTAACCGGCTTAATTATGTTATTTAAAAAGAAAAAAAGTTTAAGTCCTCTGATGAACAAACTTTCTTTCGGAGATTTTAATAAAGCTTTTAAACCAAATCGTACTGAATTTGATTGGCTCAGCAGAGACAATGAACAAGTTGATAAATATGTTAAAGATTCTTATTGCGGAACAATTTTTTCCGTCGGCTTTTTTAATGATATGATGAAAGGGCTTGAATCAGTTAATAAAAAAGAAACTGCAAATAAAGTAAGAAAAAATTTGCCTGTGTATCTTTTTGCCGGAGGTAAAGATCCTGTCAGTAAAAACGGAAAACAAGTTAATGATGTTTATGAAATGTATAAAAATGCGGGCATTTCTGACATCTTAATAAAAATTTACCCTGATGCTCGACACGAAACATTAAACGAAACGAATAACAAAGAAGTTTATAATGATGTTTTAACATGGTTAAATTCAAAAATATAG
- a CDS encoding 4Fe-4S binding protein gives MAYFINPDECTACGACMDECPVECISEGDDFYTINAEECTDCGACADVCPVECISEAE, from the coding sequence ATGGCTTATTTTATTAATCCTGATGAATGTACTGCTTGCGGTGCATGTATGGACGAATGTCCGGTTGAGTGTATCTCGGAAGGAGATGATTTCTACACAATTAATGCAGAAGAATGTACAGATTGCGGTGCATGTGCAGATGTATGCCCTGTTGAATGTATTTCTGAAGCTGAATAA
- a CDS encoding nucleoside phosphorylase: protein MNRIGESELILNANGSIFHLHLKPENLADNVILVGDQGRVEMVSKYFDTIEFEVQNREFKTHTGIFNGKRVTVLSTGIGTDNIDIVVNELDALVNIDLEKRIPKTEHKTLNLIRIGTSGALQGDIPVDTPVISETSIGFDGLLNFYQGREKLGNENIENAFKTYTNWNKNLPAPYFADASKSLVEKIGEGMIKGITISAPGFYGPQGRVLRLQTVDPNLNDKITAFEYEGRKITNFEMESSAIAGLSVLLGHNALTVCSIIANRIRKEYSQNYKVAVDKLVKTVLERLTN, encoded by the coding sequence ATGAACAGAATCGGAGAATCAGAATTAATACTGAATGCAAACGGAAGTATTTTTCATTTACACTTGAAACCTGAAAATCTTGCAGACAATGTTATTCTTGTCGGCGACCAAGGACGTGTTGAAATGGTTTCAAAATATTTTGACACTATAGAATTTGAAGTTCAAAACAGAGAATTTAAAACACATACCGGAATTTTTAACGGAAAAAGAGTTACAGTTTTATCAACAGGCATCGGAACAGATAATATTGATATTGTAGTAAATGAATTAGATGCTCTCGTAAATATTGATTTAGAAAAACGCATTCCGAAAACAGAACATAAAACGCTTAATTTAATAAGAATAGGAACATCCGGAGCTTTACAAGGCGATATTCCTGTTGATACTCCGGTAATTTCTGAAACTTCAATAGGCTTTGACGGTTTGTTAAACTTTTATCAGGGAAGAGAAAAACTCGGAAATGAAAATATTGAAAATGCTTTTAAAACTTATACAAACTGGAATAAAAACTTACCGGCACCTTATTTTGCCGATGCTTCAAAATCATTAGTCGAAAAAATAGGCGAAGGAATGATTAAGGGAATTACAATTTCTGCTCCCGGCTTCTACGGTCCGCAGGGAAGAGTTCTGAGACTTCAAACAGTTGACCCGAATTTAAACGATAAAATTACAGCCTTTGAATATGAAGGAAGAAAAATAACGAACTTTGAAATGGAAAGTTCCGCAATTGCCGGTTTATCAGTATTGCTCGGGCATAACGCACTAACTGTTTGCAGTATAATAGCAAACCGTATAAGAAAAGAATACAGCCAAAATTATAAAGTTGCTGTTGATAAACTTGTTAAAACTGTTCTTGAACGTTTAACAAACTAA
- a CDS encoding alkaline phosphatase family protein translates to MRLKLFIISVVLLQSNIFFGQKSALQSGPMVGYSEMKEVMLWVQTNKQASVKIQYYLKENPEIKHTTNTVVTKKEDGYTAHLIAGELEPGNVYIYNLYINKKKIVFDYPTEFQTLKMWEWRTDPPEINFATGSCAYINEEKYDRPGKGYGSNYKIYESIADKHPDFMIWLGDNIYLREPDWNTKTGIIHRYTHTRSTDEMKRLLANTHNYAIWDDHDFGPNNSDKGLWNKNMTLDAFKMFWANPSYGVGDIKGAITYFNWGDCDFFMLDNRYYRDPNDLIADNKTILGKEQLGWLKDALVGSKANFKFVVMGGQFLTTAGLYEVYSNYGFSKERAEIIDFIHEQEIRNVIFLTGDRHHSEINVLDRATKPVIYDITTSPLTSGVASRKENEINPFRVEGSLINAHNFSIFNVTGKRKERILTITFYDKDGKEIFEYKIKHEKRGDREYKRKY, encoded by the coding sequence ATGAGATTAAAATTATTTATAATATCAGTTGTTTTATTGCAGTCCAATATCTTTTTCGGACAGAAAAGTGCATTGCAATCAGGACCGATGGTCGGATATTCCGAAATGAAAGAAGTAATGCTTTGGGTACAGACTAACAAGCAGGCAAGTGTAAAAATTCAGTATTATTTAAAAGAGAACCCTGAAATTAAGCATACAACAAACACAGTAGTAACTAAAAAAGAAGACGGATATACTGCACATTTGATTGCAGGTGAACTGGAGCCGGGGAATGTTTACATTTATAACTTATACATTAATAAAAAGAAAATAGTGTTTGATTATCCTACTGAGTTTCAAACATTAAAAATGTGGGAATGGCGAACAGATCCTCCTGAAATAAATTTTGCAACCGGAAGTTGTGCATACATAAATGAAGAAAAATATGACAGACCGGGAAAAGGATACGGAAGTAATTATAAAATATATGAAAGTATTGCAGATAAACATCCCGACTTTATGATTTGGCTCGGGGACAATATCTATTTAAGAGAGCCGGATTGGAATACAAAAACCGGTATAATTCACAGGTACACACATACGCGTTCAACTGATGAAATGAAACGATTATTAGCAAACACACATAATTATGCTATTTGGGACGATCATGATTTCGGTCCTAATAATTCAGATAAAGGGCTTTGGAATAAAAACATGACCTTGGACGCATTCAAAATGTTTTGGGCCAATCCCTCATACGGAGTAGGGGATATTAAGGGTGCAATTACATATTTTAATTGGGGTGATTGTGATTTTTTCATGTTAGACAACAGATATTACAGAGATCCTAATGATTTAATAGCTGACAATAAAACTATTTTAGGAAAAGAACAGCTTGGTTGGTTAAAAGATGCTTTAGTCGGCAGTAAAGCTAATTTTAAGTTTGTTGTAATGGGCGGACAGTTTTTAACAACCGCAGGTTTGTATGAAGTGTATTCAAATTACGGTTTTTCTAAAGAAAGAGCAGAAATAATTGATTTTATTCATGAACAAGAAATAAGAAATGTAATTTTTTTAACCGGAGACAGACATCATTCCGAAATAAATGTTTTAGACAGGGCAACAAAACCTGTTATTTATGATATAACAACTTCTCCTTTAACTTCAGGTGTGGCTTCACGAAAAGAAAATGAAATAAATCCGTTCAGAGTTGAAGGCTCATTAATTAACGCACATAATTTCTCAATTTTCAATGTCACGGGAAAACGCAAAGAGCGAATTTTAACAATTACATTTTATGATAAGGACGGGAAAGAGATTTTTGAGTATAAGATAAAACACGAAAAAAGGGGAGACAGGGAATATAAACGAAAATATTAA
- a CDS encoding transglutaminase-like domain-containing protein: MKSRELSALIKLLDDTDTIVFSAVQEKLLNADEKIIPDLEVAVSLSNDDLFIDRTISIINSLRRSKLDIELASWINNKDNDILFGSYLIAKYKYPNLIFEDIEDKLIKIINDIRSEINFFSLTSLQQIRNINNLLFSVQRFKGGFSNIINPDNSYINKVLERKKSNDITISIIYLFITQKLNLPVYGIDFPGNFLLVFLDEQNKEPVFYINPINKGAIVTKKDIDVFLKNRKIKSGNKRLKPCSNKVVLKRLLKFLMHSYLKKSDADNLDDIKHLIKLFEN; encoded by the coding sequence ATGAAAAGCCGAGAATTGTCTGCATTAATAAAACTTTTGGATGATACTGACACAATAGTATTTTCTGCCGTACAAGAAAAATTACTTAATGCTGATGAAAAAATAATTCCTGATTTAGAGGTTGCCGTTAGTTTATCAAATGACGATTTATTTATTGACAGGACTATTTCGATTATTAACAGCCTTAGACGTAGCAAATTAGATATTGAACTTGCATCTTGGATAAACAATAAAGATAATGACATATTATTCGGCAGTTATTTGATTGCTAAATACAAATATCCAAACCTTATTTTTGAAGATATTGAAGATAAATTAATTAAAATTATTAACGACATACGGTCTGAAATAAATTTCTTCAGTTTAACGAGTTTACAACAAATAAGAAATATTAACAACTTATTGTTTTCGGTTCAGCGTTTCAAAGGTGGTTTTTCTAATATAATAAATCCCGACAACTCATATATTAATAAAGTGCTGGAAAGAAAAAAGAGTAATGATATTACAATTTCAATAATATACCTTTTTATTACTCAAAAACTAAACCTTCCTGTTTACGGAATTGACTTCCCCGGCAACTTTCTGTTAGTGTTTCTTGATGAGCAAAACAAAGAACCGGTGTTTTATATAAATCCTATAAATAAAGGTGCAATTGTTACAAAAAAAGATATTGACGTATTTTTAAAAAATCGTAAAATAAAGTCCGGAAACAAAAGACTTAAACCTTGCTCTAATAAAGTTGTTTTAAAAAGATTATTGAAATTTTTAATGCATTCATATCTTAAAAAAAGTGATGCAGATAATTTAGATGATATAAAACATTTAATTAAATTGTTTGAAAATTAG
- a CDS encoding cob(I)yrinic acid a,c-diamide adenosyltransferase: protein MKIYTKTGDKGETSLFSGGRVKKSDLRIRAYGSIDELNSFIGLLAAYDINVNYKEVLQKIQQKLYNIGSVLAVKEKTSFSGPKITQADTELLEKEIDNLNNNLPPIKDFIIPGGNIITAQCHICRSICRRTEREVVELAINEEINIIVLEYLNRLSDYLFVLGRMVSQETKADEVVWKP from the coding sequence ATGAAAATATATACAAAAACAGGGGACAAAGGAGAAACTTCACTTTTCAGCGGCGGAAGAGTTAAAAAATCTGATTTGCGAATTAGAGCATACGGCAGTATTGATGAGCTAAATTCATTTATAGGTTTGCTTGCAGCTTATGATATTAATGTGAATTATAAAGAAGTACTTCAAAAAATTCAACAAAAACTGTATAATATCGGTTCCGTTCTTGCCGTTAAAGAAAAAACATCTTTTTCCGGTCCTAAAATTACACAGGCGGATACAGAGTTACTTGAAAAAGAAATTGACAACTTAAATAATAACCTGCCCCCTATTAAGGATTTTATAATTCCGGGCGGAAATATTATTACGGCACAATGCCATATTTGCAGAAGTATTTGCAGAAGAACCGAAAGAGAAGTTGTTGAACTTGCAATAAATGAAGAAATAAATATTATTGTTTTAGAATATTTAAATCGGCTTTCTGATTATTTATTTGTTTTGGGAAGAATGGTTTCGCAAGAAACAAAAGCTGATGAAGTTGTATGGAAGCCCTAA
- a CDS encoding 2-C-methyl-D-erythritol 4-phosphate cytidylyltransferase yields MKYVIITAGGTGKRMETELPKQFLEISGKPILMHTISRFFNYDNNLHIILSLPEKYLDFWKELCEKYSFNIPHNSVKGGKTRFHSIKNALKEVAEDGFVAVHDGVRPLVSNETIKRSFLTAEKYGNAVASQKIVFSLRKKERKKTITVNRDLYFEIQTPQIFKVGILKKAYKQNYQDIFTDDASVVEAYGEEIFLTKGNRENIKITTPADLKIAEALLNTVI; encoded by the coding sequence ATGAAGTATGTAATTATTACAGCCGGAGGAACAGGCAAAAGAATGGAAACAGAATTACCGAAACAATTTTTGGAAATATCCGGAAAACCTATATTAATGCATACAATAAGTCGGTTTTTCAATTATGATAATAATTTGCATATAATTTTAAGTTTGCCGGAAAAGTATTTAGACTTTTGGAAAGAACTGTGTGAAAAATATAGTTTTAACATACCCCACAATTCCGTAAAAGGCGGAAAAACTCGGTTTCATTCTATAAAAAACGCCTTAAAAGAAGTTGCCGAAGACGGTTTTGTTGCTGTTCATGACGGAGTAAGGCCCTTAGTAAGTAATGAAACCATTAAACGGAGTTTTCTTACAGCAGAAAAATACGGAAATGCAGTTGCTTCACAAAAAATTGTTTTTTCATTACGGAAAAAAGAAAGAAAAAAGACAATTACCGTAAACAGAGATTTATACTTTGAAATTCAAACACCGCAAATATTTAAAGTTGGTATTTTAAAGAAAGCATACAAGCAAAACTATCAAGATATATTTACAGATGACGCTTCTGTTGTTGAAGCTTACGGAGAGGAAATATTTTTAACAAAAGGGAACAGAGAAAATATAAAAATAACAACACCTGCCGATTTAAAAATTGCCGAAGCACTCTTGAATACAGTAATTTAG
- the priA gene encoding primosomal protein N', whose product MINTKKTYANIILPVPLSKLFTYEVPEVLLSECTSGKRAIVQFGKKKIYTGIIKETHQERPDYQTKEIISVLDASPIINNFQFKFWDWIAEYYMTTLGEIYKAALPAGLKLESETNISLNSEVDYSGINEKEELIIGLLTNEDFLPISKIEKETDFNVLPIIKKLIDKKIISAEERIKKKYKPKYEDYISLAGDLKDENKLSEVLNKLKRAKKQSELLMSFIYMTKYGNDSFGGIKSADEFLKKDLLKHTGASQANLKALIDRGYLILKKKEISRLSVAKYENFEKKELNKYQTTAYNEINKSFSKKNVVLLHGVTSSGKTEIYIKLIEEQLAKGKQVLYLLPEIALTSQITVRLEKIFGKELCIFHSKFSDNERVEVWNNLQNNTCKIILGVRSSIFLPFDNLGLIIVDEEHENSYKQYNPAPRYNARDASVILAQLHNAKVLLGTATPSIESYYNAKQNKYGLVELFQRYKDISLPEIKIADTKEARKKLQMKSLFAPKLLEAIKEALENKEQIILFQNRRGFSPFTECETCGYIPKCENCDVSLTYHKFTNRLVCHYCGYSEQATRKCKACESLTMKTRGFGTQKIEDEIKEYFPEVKVARMDTDSTGSKKAYHKIIYEFETGKTNVLIGTQMVSKGLDFDNVALVGIMNADNMLNFPDFRAHERSFQLMAQVSGRAGRKHKQGKVIIQTSDKKHPIIKNVVENDYITMFEGQLKIRKQYKYPPFYRLIQIKVKHKKKELVNTASEQLAKELRAIFGGRILGPEFPVVAWIKTWHIKTVLIKLEKKSSHKKAKELINGVINHVKANEKFKSVQFLADVDVV is encoded by the coding sequence ATGATAAACACAAAAAAAACATACGCAAACATAATCCTTCCGGTTCCTTTGTCGAAGTTGTTTACTTATGAAGTTCCGGAAGTTTTACTCTCTGAATGTACTTCGGGCAAAAGAGCAATTGTTCAATTCGGAAAAAAAAAGATTTACACAGGCATCATTAAAGAAACTCATCAAGAAAGACCTGATTATCAGACAAAAGAAATTATTTCTGTTTTAGATGCCTCCCCGATAATTAATAATTTCCAGTTCAAATTTTGGGACTGGATTGCAGAATATTATATGACTACTTTGGGCGAAATATATAAAGCCGCATTACCTGCCGGCTTAAAATTAGAAAGCGAAACAAACATAAGCCTTAATTCTGAAGTTGATTATTCAGGCATTAACGAAAAAGAGGAATTAATAATAGGCTTATTAACAAATGAAGATTTCTTGCCGATAAGCAAAATTGAAAAAGAAACAGATTTTAATGTTTTGCCGATAATTAAAAAGTTAATTGATAAAAAAATCATTTCTGCGGAAGAGCGAATCAAAAAAAAGTATAAGCCGAAATACGAAGACTACATAAGCTTGGCAGGTGATTTAAAGGATGAAAATAAACTTTCGGAAGTTTTGAATAAACTCAAACGAGCAAAAAAACAAAGTGAATTGCTTATGAGTTTTATTTATATGACAAAATACGGAAATGACAGCTTCGGAGGCATAAAATCTGCCGATGAATTTCTGAAAAAAGATTTACTGAAACATACGGGAGCATCACAAGCAAACCTTAAGGCATTGATTGATAGGGGTTATTTAATCTTAAAAAAGAAGGAAATAAGCAGGTTAAGTGTTGCAAAATATGAAAACTTTGAGAAAAAAGAGTTGAATAAATATCAAACAACGGCATATAACGAAATAAATAAAAGTTTTTCGAAAAAGAATGTTGTTCTTTTGCACGGAGTAACATCTTCCGGCAAAACTGAAATATATATAAAACTTATTGAAGAACAACTTGCAAAAGGGAAGCAAGTTTTGTATTTGCTTCCGGAAATAGCTCTTACATCACAAATTACCGTAAGGCTCGAAAAAATATTCGGAAAAGAGTTATGTATCTTTCATTCTAAATTTAGTGATAATGAGCGAGTTGAGGTTTGGAACAATCTTCAAAATAATACCTGCAAAATAATTTTAGGAGTTCGGTCTTCAATTTTTTTGCCGTTTGATAATTTGGGTTTAATTATAGTTGATGAGGAGCATGAAAACAGCTACAAGCAATATAATCCGGCACCGCGTTATAATGCAAGAGATGCCTCGGTTATTTTAGCACAACTTCACAACGCAAAAGTTCTTCTCGGAACAGCAACACCGTCAATTGAAAGCTATTACAACGCTAAGCAAAATAAATACGGCTTAGTTGAACTTTTTCAAAGATACAAAGACATAAGTTTGCCCGAAATTAAAATTGCCGACACAAAAGAAGCAAGGAAAAAATTACAAATGAAATCTTTATTTGCACCGAAATTGCTTGAAGCCATAAAAGAAGCACTTGAAAATAAAGAACAGATTATTTTGTTCCAAAATCGCAGAGGTTTTTCTCCTTTTACTGAATGTGAAACTTGCGGTTATATTCCGAAATGCGAAAATTGTGACGTAAGTTTAACATATCACAAATTTACCAACCGATTAGTTTGCCATTATTGCGGATATTCCGAACAAGCAACAAGAAAATGTAAGGCTTGTGAAAGTTTGACAATGAAAACGAGAGGTTTCGGCACACAAAAAATTGAGGATGAGATAAAAGAATATTTTCCGGAAGTAAAAGTTGCCAGAATGGATACCGACAGCACAGGGAGCAAAAAAGCATATCACAAAATAATTTATGAGTTTGAAACCGGGAAAACAAATGTGCTTATAGGAACTCAAATGGTTTCTAAGGGTTTAGATTTTGACAATGTTGCACTGGTAGGAATAATGAATGCCGATAATATGCTTAATTTTCCTGATTTCAGAGCACATGAAAGAAGTTTTCAGCTAATGGCACAGGTAAGCGGAAGAGCCGGGCGAAAACACAAACAAGGAAAAGTAATTATTCAAACTTCCGATAAAAAGCACCCGATTATTAAAAATGTAGTTGAGAATGATTATATTACAATGTTTGAAGGTCAATTAAAAATAAGAAAGCAATATAAATATCCGCCGTTTTATAGGCTAATACAAATTAAGGTTAAACATAAGAAAAAAGAACTTGTAAATACAGCATCAGAACAACTTGCAAAAGAGTTGAGGGCAATTTTCGGAGGCAGAATTCTCGGCCCCGAATTTCCTGTTGTAGCTTGGATAAAAACATGGCATATTAAAACTGTTCTTATAAAGTTGGAGAAAAAAAGCTCTCATAAAAAAGCAAAGGAACTTATTAACGGAGTAATAAACCATGTAAAAGCAAACGAAAAGTTCAAATCTGTTCAATTTTTAGCAGATGTTGATGTAGTATAA
- a CDS encoding polysaccharide deacetylase family protein — translation MEAILRPKYRKISDLLIHPPKMVKNFFGSITWKINTEKKVIYLTFDDGPIPIITEKILKALDLFNAKATFFCVGENVKKHPSIYNEILAEGHTTGNHTYSHLQGLKTSTKEYLYNIKKAAEYIDSDLFRPPHGRMKVSQQNEIRKNYNIVLWDVLSLDYNKNISEEACLSNVKHFTRPGSVIVFHDSIKAEDNMFYALTQSLMLYNELGYKFETLNSQILKKTKKVRKRVPVFNGLF, via the coding sequence TTGGAAGCAATTTTAAGACCGAAATACAGAAAAATATCAGATTTGCTGATACATCCGCCGAAAATGGTTAAAAACTTTTTCGGCAGTATTACGTGGAAAATAAATACTGAAAAAAAAGTTATTTATTTAACATTTGATGACGGTCCGATTCCGATAATTACAGAAAAAATATTAAAAGCGTTAGATTTATTTAATGCAAAAGCAACATTTTTTTGTGTTGGTGAAAATGTTAAAAAACACCCCTCAATTTATAACGAAATTTTAGCCGAGGGACACACAACAGGAAATCATACATACTCTCATTTACAAGGGCTTAAGACAAGTACAAAAGAATATCTTTATAATATTAAAAAAGCGGCAGAATACATTGATTCTGATTTATTCAGACCTCCGCACGGCAGAATGAAAGTTTCTCAACAAAACGAAATCAGAAAAAACTACAACATTGTTCTTTGGGATGTTTTATCTTTAGATTACAATAAAAATATTTCAGAAGAAGCATGTTTAAGTAATGTTAAACATTTTACAAGACCGGGTTCTGTTATTGTTTTTCATGACAGCATTAAAGCTGAAGACAATATGTTTTATGCATTAACACAAAGTCTGATGCTTTACAACGAATTGGGGTATAAATTTGAAACATTAAACTCTCAAATTCTGAAAAAAACAAAAAAAGTGCGAAAAAGAGTTCCGGTATTTAACGGGTTGTTCTAA
- a CDS encoding DUF2795 domain-containing protein, with product MYWTLELASKLEDAPWPATKEELIDFAIRSGSPLEVVENLQEIEDEGETYDSIEDIWPDYPSKDDFFFNEDEY from the coding sequence ATGTACTGGACTTTAGAACTCGCATCAAAATTAGAAGATGCACCATGGCCTGCAACAAAAGAAGAATTAATTGACTTCGCAATTCGTTCAGGTTCACCTTTAGAAGTAGTCGAAAATCTTCAAGAAATTGAGGATGAAGGAGAAACTTACGACAGTATTGAGGATATTTGGCCCGATTATCCCAGCAAAGATGATTTCTTCTTTAATGAAGACGAATACTAA
- the accC gene encoding acetyl-CoA carboxylase biotin carboxylase subunit has protein sequence MTRIKKILVANRGEIALRVMRSAKEMNIKTVAVYSEADRNSPHVKYADEVVLLGPPASAQSYLLGDKIVQFCKELNVDAVHPGYGFLSENAEFAQKVKDAGIIFIGPDPEAIRLMGDKLKAKDTVKDYNIPMIPGTDKAITDIHAAKKIAEDIGYPILIKAAAGGGGKGMRAVFEAKDFEEQMKMAVNEATSAFGNGSVFIEKFFTSPRHIEVQIMADMKGNTVYLFERECSIQRRHQKVIEEAPSTVLTPKLRKKMGETAVKVAKSCNYVGAGTVEFLYNEDRFYFLEMNTRLQVEHPVTELITGIDLVREQIRIAEGHPLSFTQEDLKINGHAIELRVYAEDPANNFLPDIGKLETYKKPEGIGVRIDDGFEEGMEIPIYYDPMISKMCTFGRTREEAINRMTRAIDDYRVIGIETTLPFGKFVMQHEAFKSGNYSTSFVSEFFTPESLITKDKDAEKIAAIFASKIISENNNKAVSHKGKINSTVVSGWKLKRM, from the coding sequence ATGACTCGAATAAAGAAAATATTAGTCGCAAATAGAGGAGAAATTGCATTACGAGTAATGCGTTCTGCAAAAGAAATGAACATAAAAACAGTTGCTGTTTATTCCGAAGCCGATCGAAATTCACCGCATGTAAAATATGCAGATGAGGTCGTTTTATTAGGACCGCCTGCCTCTGCCCAATCTTATCTTCTCGGAGATAAAATAGTTCAATTTTGTAAAGAACTTAATGTTGATGCCGTACATCCCGGCTACGGATTTTTATCGGAAAATGCCGAGTTTGCACAAAAGGTTAAAGATGCCGGAATTATTTTTATCGGTCCCGACCCCGAAGCAATTCGTTTAATGGGTGATAAATTAAAAGCAAAAGACACCGTTAAAGATTATAATATCCCGATGATTCCCGGAACGGACAAAGCAATTACCGATATTCATGCTGCAAAAAAAATTGCCGAAGATATAGGATACCCAATTTTGATAAAAGCAGCAGCCGGAGGCGGAGGAAAAGGAATGCGTGCCGTTTTTGAAGCAAAAGATTTTGAAGAACAAATGAAAATGGCTGTAAATGAGGCAACTTCCGCTTTCGGAAACGGCTCAGTTTTTATTGAAAAGTTCTTCACTTCTCCGAGACATATTGAAGTTCAAATAATGGCAGATATGAAAGGCAATACTGTTTATCTGTTTGAGCGCGAATGTTCGATACAAAGACGACACCAAAAAGTTATTGAAGAAGCTCCGTCGACAGTATTAACCCCAAAACTCCGAAAAAAAATGGGAGAAACTGCCGTAAAAGTTGCAAAATCATGCAATTATGTCGGAGCAGGAACAGTTGAATTTCTTTATAACGAAGACAGGTTTTATTTTTTAGAAATGAACACAAGGTTGCAGGTGGAGCATCCTGTAACCGAGCTTATTACCGGCATTGATTTGGTGAGAGAGCAAATAAGAATTGCCGAAGGGCATCCGTTGAGTTTTACACAAGAAGATTTAAAAATTAACGGGCATGCCATTGAATTAAGAGTTTACGCAGAAGATCCTGCAAACAACTTCTTGCCTGACATAGGAAAACTTGAAACATATAAAAAACCGGAAGGAATAGGCGTAAGGATTGATGACGGTTTTGAAGAAGGAATGGAAATCCCGATTTATTACGACCCAATGATTTCAAAAATGTGTACTTTTGGCAGAACACGAGAAGAAGCAATCAACAGAATGACACGAGCTATTGATGATTACAGGGTTATAGGTATAGAAACAACTTTGCCTTTCGGTAAATTTGTTATGCAACACGAGGCGTTCAAATCGGGCAATTACAGCACAAGCTTTGTAAGTGAGTTCTTTACGCCCGAAAGCTTAATAACGAAAGATAAAGATGCCGAAAAAATTGCTGCAATATTTGCTTCAAAAATTATCTCCGAAAATAACAATAAAGCGGTAAGCCACAAAGGAAAAATAAATTCAACCGTTGTTTCCGGTTGGAAATTAAAACGAATGTAA